Below is a genomic region from Deltaproteobacteria bacterium.
GGTTTTTCGGCCAAGTACGGCGTTGACAAGCTGGTCTACTACGAAGCGCAGGGCTGCGCAGAGACCGCAATCGTGCGGGAGAAGCAGCTGAAGAAGTGGCGCCGCGCCTGGAAGATGACAAATTGCGTCCGTTTCGGCCATGGGCCTCGGCCTGACAGTACACAGTACTGCCAGACTGGTGAGGATTTGCCCGGTCGGCTGTACGTTACCCACAGATTTGTCGCACACCCCTCGAAGGGCGGCAACCTCTATTCGTTCAACGGGCTGTACAGCTCACCGGTATTGGGACACGGATACAAACCAGGTGCCGACAGCTGTCCCCTACTCACACCCGTTGACGTGATGCCCCACAGCCGCAATCAGCTCCGCAGCGCTCATGCGGCCGTTGCGGTCGCGGTCGAACTGCGGGCAGTCGGGCATGAGGAAGGGGTCGAAGGGAATCGCGACGCCGCTGTCTAGCTCGGGCTGCTCGACCACACCGTCACCGTCGCAGTCGCCGGCGCAGCGGCCGGGATCGGAGGTGGCGATGAAGAAGCGGTTGAACGGCGGCACACCGCCGGCGAGGCCGTCGGGGTTGGTGACGAATGTCTGGCGCGGGCCGAGCGGGGCGGCGTAGTCGACGTCGATCCTCGCGCGGATCTGCGTCGGGCCGTCGTAGCCGTAGTCCGGCGGCCGGGGCGGAATCACGTGGATGCCCGCCGCCGGCGAGAAGCTCACTGCCACGCCGGGCTGGAAGCGAATGCCTTTGATGGTGATCTCCAGGTCATGCACGCCCTGCTGCGTGAAGTCGGGCGAGATGCTGGTGATGGCCGGAAGGAGCGGTGTGGGCGTGGGTGTCGCCGTCGGCGGCGGATCCGGGACGCGCGTAACCGTGATCGTCCGCGTCGGGGTCGGCGAAACCGTCGGCGTTGGCGAGAAGCTGGGAGTGACGCTGGCGGTCGGGCTCGGTCCCGTGCGCCGGTTGCCGAAGTTCACCTCGTGCGGGCCCGACGGGCAAACCTCGATCGCTTCGAGATCGGTCTCGCCGTCGTCGGGGAAGGTGGGCTCGAACCCAGGTTTTTGCACTTCCCGGACGTGATACGGCGTGAGATGCGGGAACACCGGCGCGCGCAGGTCGTAACGGCCGCGCTGACCCAGCCTGGTGACCGTGAACGCCACGTCGCGCACCGTGCCCTCGTTGTCCAGCACCTCGATCGTCCACAGGTCTAGCCCCAGCTCGCCGGGGTCCTGGAAGCCGTCGCCGTCGAGGTCCTCGAACTTGACGCCGCTGATCGCCGCCTCGCAGGCGTTGGCAAAGTCGGCACCGGCCCGGTCGGGACAGTCCACGCTGAAGAGCAGGTCGTCGACCGAGTGCGCGACCGTGCGCCGCGTCCAGGCCCGCCAACCGCTGGGCACGGCCTCTCGCAGCACGAGACGGTGCCAGTCGGGATCCAGCGTGCGCGGTCCGAAGTCGTAGTGCCCGTCTTCGTCGGTGATGGTCTCGGTGAGAAGCTTGAAGCAGCCGGTGGTGTCGAGGTCGCAATCGTCCTGGGTGTAGCCGAGCTGAATCGTCCAGCCGCTGAGCCCGGGCTCGTCGCTGTCGCGTTCGCTATCGCCGTCGAGATCCTGGAAGGCCACGCCGTCGATGGTCGGCCGGCAGACGTTGCCGAAATCATGGATGCGCTGCGGTGGGCAGCCGTCCTCGTTGATCAGCCGGAGCACGTCGTGCCTGTGCACGGTCGTTCCCGTGGCGGTCCAGCCGGCGCGCGGTGGTGCGCGCAGGACGAGGTCTTCCCACGCCGGCTCCAGCTCGACGAAGCCGAAGTCGTAGCGGCCGTCGAGGCCGCTGATCGGCCGCGTCGTCTGCCGGGCAATCTCGCGGCCGGCGCGATCGGCCATGATGACGTCCCAGCCGTTGAGGGCGCGCTCGCCGAGGTCGCGGATGCCGTCGCCGTCGGTGTCGTAGAACGTCCGCCCCTGGAAGCGCACCACGCAGGGCCCCACCTGCACTTGATTGAGATCGACGTCGAGGCTGCCGAGGGTGGTGAAGAGCGGCCAGCACACCTGGGCACGCACGAAGCCCGTGCCGCGACTGGTACCGGTGACAGTGCCGTAGGTCGGATCGACCTCCGCCACGATGTTCGGCGGCGGGATCGACCACGAGGTGATGCGGGGAAGATTGGGGGTGTAGAGCTGGAACTGCCACTCGCGGATGGTGATCGACGGCTTGGTCGGGTTCACGTCGGCGGCGAAGCGGACGAAGTAGTTGCCGCCGGTGAACACGCCGTCGGTGAGCGTGGCGCCCAGCGGACAGCAACTGGAGTCGACCAGGCCGATCGAGAGATCCTCCGACAGCTCGCCCAGCCCCGGCAGCAGGCTGTCCAGCTGCTCCTTGATTTCCTCCGCCGCAGCGCTCACCGGCTCAAAGGTGATCTCGACCGGCTCGGTGCCTTCGCGGAAGGCGTTGAACATCGCCACCGTGTGCAGCTCGCGCCTGCCGCCGAGCTTGAGCTGGATCGGGCTCTCGACCGTACCGTCCTCAACACGAATGTCGACGCGCTGAAGCTCAGGCGTCACCCACACAATCATGCTGTCGCTGGCCTTCCCGAGGCAGTATTCCTCCAGATCCAACGTCGCCGTCACCGCCGAGAGCCCGGGCCGCAGGGCGGTGACCGTTCCCTTGTAGATAGGCACGGTGAGGCTGAACTCGTCCTTGACCTGGATGACGTTGTCCATGGTCACCGGCGGGGCGCCGTCAGCTTTCTCCGACCCCGTGGCCGCCTTGGAGGTAACCTCGAAGTCCATGAACGCCCGCAGGGCGAAATCGAAAGCCGGGCCGGCGAGCATGCGGCCGAGCAAGACGTATGGATTACCCGACTTGGGGATGGCGGAGATGACCTTCTGCACCACCGCAACCAGATCGAAGTGGCCGAGCATTCCCCCCAGGATCTCGAACTTGAGGCTCTCGATCTCCACCGTCCCCTCGCGGAAGAAGCGATCCTCGATCGAGCTGGTGCAGGCGGGGCCGTCGGCGAGCAGGATCATGGGCGGATCGGGCAGGTCGCGCGGGGTCATCTTGTCGAGGGCGGCGGCGATCGGGTCGGCGACGAAGCGGTTGGCGAGCGAGCCGGATTTGATCGAGAGCGACTTGGCCCCTAGCAGGCGGATGCCGGAGATGACTAGGGCGTAGTTCGAGCGTACGTCGACGCCGCCGACGTTGCGCACCGCCTGCAGGAGGTTGATGCCGATCCCCTCAGCGCCGGCGGCGAAGACCAGGGTGCCGTCGACGACGCTGAACGCCGCCGGTCTGATCTCCGGCAACGGCGGTGTCGTCTTGGTGCGCAGCTCGTCGATGGCGACCTTCAGCGCCTGCCCGAGCAGCGTGTCCTCGTCAACGTCGATCACGCGCTCCCAGCGGACGTCCGGGGCGGTGGTGATCGGCATACCGGTATCGGCGTCGGTCAGCTCGAGGTCGACCGGGCGGTCGCCGCACAGGCCGCCTCCGATGATGAGCAGCGGCTCCAGGCGGATCTGGAGCCGGCAATCGGCGGGGCAACCGTCGCCGCCCTCGGTGTTGCCGTCGTCGCAGCTCTCGCCGAACTCGGGATCGTCGTCGATGACGTCGTCGCCGCAGCGCGGCTTGGTGCAGTCGGTGCGGCAGGCGTTGGCTTCGGTGTCGCTGTTGTCGTCGCCGTCGTCGCACTCTTCCTCCGGCGCGTCGACGGTGCCGTTGCCGCACAGGATCGGCGTCGGGGTGTGCGTGGGCGTCTGCGTCGGCGTCGCGGTCGGCGTGAACGTCGGCGTGCGGGTCGGCGTGCGGGTCGGCGTCGATGTCGGTGTCAGCGTCAGCGTCGGCGTCGGCGTGTGCGTCGGAGTTCGCGTGGGGGTCGACGTCGGCGTTCGCGTTGGAGTTTGCGTCGGCGTACGGGTGGGGGTGTAAGTCGGCGTGCGGGTCGAGGTGAGCGTGGGGGACCGCGTCGGCGTTCGCGTTGGAGTTAGCGTCGACGTACGGGTCCGGGTCCGGGTGGAGGTTTGGGTAGGCACTGCCCCGCCGCAGTCGAGGCTCAACTCGAACACGCCGTCGGGCTGCAGCAGGTTGATGATCCGCACCTCATAGGTCCCCGCGTCGAGATCGGAGCAGGTGAGCGGCGATGGCCCCGCGCAGCGCAGCCCGCCGCCGAGCCGCAGCTCGATGAAGTTCGGCGTGTCGCAGAAGAGGAAGCCGCAGACGTTCGAGGTGATAGTGACCTCGGCGCCCTCCGGCAGGGCAAGCGCATAGCGGGCCTCGCCGTCTTCTAGAACTTGGCCGTCGAGGTCGGTGGAGGGGCAGTGGATGGCGGGGTTGACAGTCGGGGTGGGGACCGTGGGCGTTGGTAGGGCGGTGGGCGTGCGCACCGCCGTCGGCGTGGCGCCTGCGGGTACGCGGTCGAACTCGAAAGTCACTACGGCGCGGCTGAAGCCAAAGCCCCCGTGGCATATGGTAAGGTACCACTTGTTGCCTGTTAGCCCGGTGAATACGTTTCCATTCAACATCCCGTCGGAGCCGAATTGGCCGGGAGGATAAAGGCCAGAATTTGGGATCACGCCGAAGCCGTTCCTGCAGGCACTATGGATGTCGCCACCGCTGTCGAGCGAGTAGATGCTGAGAGCAATCAACGTGTTACACGGACCGCCGGCCAGCACCTGCGAGCGCAACCGCATCTCGAACGGCGCGCCGAGAGGGACCTCCACGGGGGGATCGTTCCAGCTGAAGCGCACGCGACAGACGATCGGCGTGGGCGGGGGCGGCACGAGGGCAGTCGTCATCTGGTTGCGCCCCGGCTCGTACTCGACCGTTGGCCGGCCCGGCGCCGGCGTCGGCGGGGTGAACGGGTAGACTTGCGCGCCGACGAGTCGCCACACGGTGTCCTGGGCGCACACCTCACCGCTGGCAGCAAGGACGGCGGCGAACGCGATCCACAGCCTCGCGCCGGCTGCGAGCGGTCTTCGTACTTCAGCCGACCGCATGCCGGCTCTATCCCTCTAAACGCTTGGATTTCACAATCGCGTGCCGGTAAGATAACGGTAAAATCTGCTGAAGTGAGGAATAAGGACCGTCGATGGAAGCCATGTCTACTTCGACTGGCCGGGTGCACGGGGCGGCACCGAGAACGGCGCCGGCGCTCGCCCTCGGCCGCTGAGCGTATGCGCGGCGTGATCCACATCCCGCCCTACCGCCTCGATGGCGAGACGCGGACGCTGTGGCGCGGTAGCAGCCAGATCCCGTTGCGCGCGAAGAGTTTCACGGTGCTTGCGTATCTGGTGCGCAGCGCCGGCCACGTACTATCCAAGGCGGAGCTGCTGTCGGCGCTCTGGCCCGGCGTGCATGTCGCCGACGCCGCGCTCAAGGTCTGCGTGCGCGAGATCCGCCGGGCGCTCGCCGACGACGCCGGCGCGCCACGCTTCATCGAGACGGTCGGCCGTGTCGGTTATCGCTTCGTCGGCGAGACCGCGCGCGACGAGGCAAGGGCACAGGCGGCGGGCGACGCCTTCGTCGGCCGAACGGCTGAGCTTGAGCGCCTGGGCAGCGCCCTGAGGCGCGCTCTCCACGGCCGCCGCCAGTTTGTGTTCGTCACCGGGGAAGCCGGCATCGGCAAGACGGCCCTCTTGCAACGCTTCCGCCAAGTTCACCTGCGCGGTGTGACTGTGGCCCGCGGCCAGTGCGTCGAGCAAGCGGGCGGCGACGAAGCCTACGGGCCCCTCTTGGAGGCGATCCGCGCTCTGTGTAGCGAGGACGGCGGTCATCTCGTCGCCCTGCTCCGCCGCACCACCCCCGCATGGCTTACGTATCTGCCGGGGCTGATCAGCGATCATGAGCGACTGACCCTGGCACGCGAGCTGTGGGGCACAGGCCAGCAGCACCTGCTCCGCGGTCTGGTCGGCGGTCTCGAAGCCATCGCCGCGCACGAGCCGCTCATGCTGCTGATCGAGGACTTGCACTGGAGTGACCGCCCGACGCTGGAGCTGCTCACCGCGCTCGCCCGGCGCACCGAGCCGGCGCGGTTGCTGGTGGTAGGCACCTACCGCTCCGAGGATACGGCCGTGGCGACGGCTTCGGTGGCGTCAACTGTCGCCGAGCTACGACTTCGCGGCAGCGCCGACGAGATCGCCCTGTTAGGGCTCGCGCCCGCCGAGATCGGCCAGTACGTTTGCGAGCGCTTTCCCGATCTCGCGCAGTCGAAAGAGCTCGCCAGCGCCGTGTGGCGCCAGACCGAGGGCAATCCGCTGTACGCGGTCAACACGCTCGACCGCCTCGTTGCCGACGGCGCTCTCATCCGCCCGCAGGGACGCTGGCGGCTCGCCCCGGGGCAGCGGCCGGTGGCAGACCTCGTGCCGGAGACGCTTGCGGCCACACTGCGGGCTCAGGTGGAGGCGCTGCATCCGGCCGACGTGCGCGTGCTCGAGGTGGCCGGTCTCGTCGGTCTTCGCTTTGACACCCACACCGTGGGGGCGGCGCTCAAGACTAGCCCCGAGCACGTTCGCGCAGTGTGCAACGGGGTGGTTGCCGCCGGGCGGATGCTGAGCGCCGCGGGTGAAGACGAGTGGCCCGATGGGACAAAAGCGGCAGAGTTCGCGTTTGCTCACGCCGTCTATCGCGATGCCTTCGCTCGGCGCGTCGATGCCGCACGGCGCGGCGCTCTGCACCGGCGCATCGCCGAGGCCCTCGATCGCGGGTACAGCGGCAACGCCGGCCCCGTCGCCGCGCGGCTCGCCGGGCACTACGAGGCGGCCGGGCTGTACGCCCGTGCGGCCGGGCATCGCAAGGCGGCGGCGGCAACCGCTATCGCTCGCTGCGCCTATCCGGAAGCCATCGCACACGTCGAGCGCGGCCTCGACCTGCTCAAGCATCTGCCCGCTTCCCGGCAGCGAGACAGCTTGGAGCTGGCCCTGCGCTCGACCGGCAGTACGGCGCTGATCGACACCAAGGGGTTTGCCGCACCGGCTGTGCGCGACACCTTCGATCGCAGCCTGGCGCTGTGTCGCCGGTTGCGGCAGGCGCCCGAGCTGTTTCAGGTCCTTGACGGCTTGCACAGCTACGCCGTCACTGCCGGCGATTTGCAGACCGGCGAGCAGTTGGCGCGCCGGATGATGCGACTCGCCGAGCGAAGGCGTGATCCGTCGCTGCTAGTGGAGGCCCATCACGTTCTCGGATGCGTGCGCTGGCGGCGCGGCGACCTGGCCGGTGGGCGCCGCCACCTGGAAGCGGCGATCGCGCTCTACACGCCCGAGGCGGGAGCGATCGGGCTGCGCTACTGCGGGCACGATCCGAAGGTATGCTGTCTTGGTAACCTCGGCCTAGTCCTGTGGCACTCCGGCTACCCCGACCGCGCCCTCCAAGCGGGGGAAGACGCGCGTCGCTGGGGACACACGGTCGGCCATCCCTACTCCGCCGCGCTGGGCGAGCTGCTGCTGTCCTGGCTTCGCGCGTTGCGCGCGGAATTTCGGCTGGCACGCGAGCACGCGGAAGCGGCGCAGGCCATCGCCGGGCGCTACGATCTGGAGGCGATCGAACTGGAGAGCGCCATGTTCTGGGGGCTGGCGCTCGCGGGGCTGGGAGAGGCGGACACGGGCGCCCGGCGGGCAATCGAGGCTTTCGAGAGGTACCAGCGATTGGCGCCGGTCAGCGCCGACCTGTGCGTGCTTCTGGCGAGTGCCTTGCTGCTGGCGGGCCGAGGAGAAACCGCCGGCCGGGCGATCGATCTGGCACAAGAGGATCTTGCCCGCCATGGGCCGGCGTTCTCGCAGATCGACATCTTTCTGATCGACGCGATCGTGCATGGCTGGAGCAGCGACGTAGAAACCGCCCGTCACCGTCTGAACCAAGCGGTAGTGCTCTGCCGCCGCTGCGGCGCTGCGGCGCTGGAGCTGCGCGCCCTGCTTGTACTATGTTCCCTGCCGGCCGCAGACAAACAACGCGCCGGCGCACTGCGGCTGCTGAAGCAGTGCCGGTCTCGCTTCACCGAGGGGTTCGAGACACGCGATCTCCGGGAGTCGGCCGGGCTGCTCGCTCAACAAGCCGTGGGGGCTGTTTCACCAGTTCGCCGCGCTGCCAACAAATGGCCGGCCCGCCGCTCGCGGCGATCGACTGCCCTCCAGTAGACCGCCTCCGATCGCAGCAGTACTCCCCGCCTGACCGCCGGCGCCGAGACGAACTTCGAGAAGGGCTAGCGAAGCTGCGGTTCCGGCCCGGGGGCATCAACCGCTGGGGGTGCCTGCTTCTTCGCTGGCTTCGGAGAACCGGCGAGGGTTCGCGACTTCGCCAGCGCGTCGGCGATGTCGGCCTTCAACGCGGCGGTCAAACCATCGGCCTCGACGCCTTCGCGCACACCGGCGTGCCACTCCATCGGCTTAACCGTGCGTGCAGCGGCCCGCAGCTGGTGCACAAGGTGCTCGTCAATGCCGGCAATGGCATCACGCAGTTGCTCCAGTGGGGGTGCCAACGCCCGCGGATCGGTGCCGCTGGTGGCCTGAATGATCTTCGCAGCCCGAACCAACGAGGCAAACAGCCGCACCACTTGCTCGGGCTCGATCCCGACCTGGCGGGCGGTGGCCTTGGCGCGTTCGAGCACGCGGGCCTCCTGCCCGCGATCCTCGATCGGCAGGCCCTGTGCGATCTTGGTGGCGGCCACCAGCGGCATCAGCCGGCAGCGCAGGTCAATGTCTTGTAGAACCGCTTCGCGGTCGGCACCGGCGGCGAAGAACATGCTGTCGCCGAGCCATTGGCGGCGCAACTGCCCGAGCCAGCCGTCGCGCTCGCGTTCGCGCAGCCAGGTGTCGAGCCAGTGCGCCAGCTCGGGTGCGGCGCGCCGCACCAGCAACGCCTTGCGGTCGCGGCTGAACGGCCCGATCAGACTCAGCTCCGGACGCAGCCAACCGCGCGCCTCGATGGTGTCGGTGAGGGCGGCGTGCACGCGCGCACCCAACACCCGGTCCGGCAGCTCGCTGTTGTCGGTGACCGGCTCAATTGTGGCATTGGGAAACAAGCGGTGCGCGAGCCGCTCGAGATGACCGCCACGATTGACGGCGATATGTACCCCCGGCCGATTGAGGGCGGCACGGTCGGCCAAACGCTCGCTGTCCTCGCGCCGGACTAACGCCACCGCGCCGGCCACTGCATACGGGCGCGTGTAGCGGCCGAGCAGTGCCCGCTCCGGGCGCACGGTCACGCCGCTGGCGACGAGGTCGAACTTGCCGGCACTGAGGTCGTCCGCCAAATCAGGCCAGCGGAAGCGCACCCACTGCACGCGCACGCCGAGATCACGCGCGATGCGGGTGGCCACCTCGGCGTCGAAGCCGGTAATGGTGTCGCCTTTGGCTAGGCTGAAAGGAGCATAGTCGCCGGCGGTACCGACCCGCAGGACGCCCGTCCGGCGCAGGGCGCCGAGATCTTGACCGAGCGCCGCGCGCCCGCCCGCCACCAGCGCCAGCGCCACCACCAACGCTTTCCAATGTTTACCCAGCCCGCAATCGACCCGCTCGCGCACACTGCCCTCCCGCTTGGCTTTCTTGGGGGAGAGTTGACAGCTCTGAGCGCGGCAGGCAAGAGACGCAGCCGAGAAAGGCAAGACGTGATGTCATGGCGGAATTGACCGCGGCGGAGTTCACCAAGGCAATTACCCTGCTGGCCGATGAAATGGGCTTGCAGCGCTTGCGCGATAAATTGGTGCATCTCAACGCGCTGGTGACGCGGCGCAAGCTCCCGTCGGCGGCGGCGTTGGCCGAGCAGCTCTACATGCTCAGCGCCGGCTTGCGGCGGCGCGTGCCGGCCACCTACGCCTTCCACACGCTGTGGACCGAACGGCTCACGGCCAAACTCGGCGAGGAGGGCGAAAAGAAGGTCGAGCAGCTGGCCGAGGGCATCAACGCCTGCCTGGATGAGCGCGAGCAGATCATTCCCGAGAAGGCCGCCGAGCTCGAGGCCGCGCTGGCGGCCTATGAACAGGCGCTGGCGGAAATCGTCGGCAACGACAGCGCGCGACTCGACATGATCTTGAAGGCGGTGCCCGCAGTCGCCACCCAGCTGCGGCGCTCGTAGGCGAGCGTGCTGTTTTGCGCACCGCCTGCGTTCAGGCCGCGCCGCCATGCAACTCGCCGAGCTGATCCTTGATGCCGGCGTGCTGGCGCACGCTGGGCCGCTTGCCGTCGAAGTGCGACAGCTCACCGCTGACTCGCGCGCGGTAGAGCAGGGGGACGTCTTCGTCTGTTTGCCCGGCTATCGCACCGAGGGCGGCGAGACCCGCGCTGATCGGCACGACTTCATCCCGATGGCGCTGGCCCGCGGCGCGCGCGCGCTGGTGGTCGAAAGAGAGCAGGCGCCGATTCACGGCGTCACCGTG
It encodes:
- a CDS encoding AAA family ATPase; the protein is MRGVIHIPPYRLDGETRTLWRGSSQIPLRAKSFTVLAYLVRSAGHVLSKAELLSALWPGVHVADAALKVCVREIRRALADDAGAPRFIETVGRVGYRFVGETARDEARAQAAGDAFVGRTAELERLGSALRRALHGRRQFVFVTGEAGIGKTALLQRFRQVHLRGVTVARGQCVEQAGGDEAYGPLLEAIRALCSEDGGHLVALLRRTTPAWLTYLPGLISDHERLTLARELWGTGQQHLLRGLVGGLEAIAAHEPLMLLIEDLHWSDRPTLELLTALARRTEPARLLVVGTYRSEDTAVATASVASTVAELRLRGSADEIALLGLAPAEIGQYVCERFPDLAQSKELASAVWRQTEGNPLYAVNTLDRLVADGALIRPQGRWRLAPGQRPVADLVPETLAATLRAQVEALHPADVRVLEVAGLVGLRFDTHTVGAALKTSPEHVRAVCNGVVAAGRMLSAAGEDEWPDGTKAAEFAFAHAVYRDAFARRVDAARRGALHRRIAEALDRGYSGNAGPVAARLAGHYEAAGLYARAAGHRKAAAATAIARCAYPEAIAHVERGLDLLKHLPASRQRDSLELALRSTGSTALIDTKGFAAPAVRDTFDRSLALCRRLRQAPELFQVLDGLHSYAVTAGDLQTGEQLARRMMRLAERRRDPSLLVEAHHVLGCVRWRRGDLAGGRRHLEAAIALYTPEAGAIGLRYCGHDPKVCCLGNLGLVLWHSGYPDRALQAGEDARRWGHTVGHPYSAALGELLLSWLRALRAEFRLAREHAEAAQAIAGRYDLEAIELESAMFWGLALAGLGEADTGARRAIEAFERYQRLAPVSADLCVLLASALLLAGRGETAGRAIDLAQEDLARHGPAFSQIDIFLIDAIVHGWSSDVETARHRLNQAVVLCRRCGAAALELRALLVLCSLPAADKQRAGALRLLKQCRSRFTEGFETRDLRESAGLLAQQAVGAVSPVRRAANKWPARRSRRSTALQ
- a CDS encoding transporter substrate-binding domain-containing protein, coding for MRERVDCGLGKHWKALVVALALVAGGRAALGQDLGALRRTGVLRVGTAGDYAPFSLAKGDTITGFDAEVATRIARDLGVRVQWVRFRWPDLADDLSAGKFDLVASGVTVRPERALLGRYTRPYAVAGAVALVRREDSERLADRAALNRPGVHIAVNRGGHLERLAHRLFPNATIEPVTDNSELPDRVLGARVHAALTDTIEARGWLRPELSLIGPFSRDRKALLVRRAAPELAHWLDTWLRERERDGWLGQLRRQWLGDSMFFAAGADREAVLQDIDLRCRLMPLVAATKIAQGLPIEDRGQEARVLERAKATARQVGIEPEQVVRLFASLVRAAKIIQATSGTDPRALAPPLEQLRDAIAGIDEHLVHQLRAAARTVKPMEWHAGVREGVEADGLTAALKADIADALAKSRTLAGSPKPAKKQAPPAVDAPGPEPQLR